The following DNA comes from Agelaius phoeniceus isolate bAgePho1 chromosome 7, bAgePho1.hap1, whole genome shotgun sequence.
CACTTTGCCATCACCAACCCCAAGTGGCAGCCACCCCGCGAGAGCACAGCCTTCATCGGCTTCCTGAAGGAGCGGGTGCACCGGGACAGCAGCGTGGCCCTGGCTCAGCAGGCTGTGCTCCCTGAAAACGCCCTCTTCAGCTCCATCCAGTCCCTGCAGTCGGAGTCAGAGGTGCCCAGGCTCAGGGCATGTGGGTTGTTCTTGGGGTGCTTGCTACATGCTGGGAAATTCATCGTCAGGCCCTCTGGGTAATTTTGCCCTTGCCTGGGATGTATCTGAGGATGAAAATGTGGTAGATCAGCACTATCTGGGACACTTCTGGGTTTCTAGAGAAGGTAACAGGCTGTCCTAGAGCCCTGTGAGATGAGAGAGGGGCCAAGAtagcccagctctgtgtgtctgGTGAGATCAgtcctccagctctgcacagtaCAGTGACACTTTCTCTTTGAACTCTGCAGCCTCACAGCCTGATTGCCAATGTGATAGCAGGCTCCTCAGCACTGGGCTTCCACATGAGCCGGGACGGACAGGCTTCCCGCCATCTCTCAGAAGTGGCCTCGGCTCTGCGTTCCTTCTCCCCGCTCCAGTCTGCCCAGCAGCCTTCCAGTGGCTTCCAGGCATCGGGAAGGGACGGAGAGGGAGCCCAGCCTCGTGGTGCCAGTGCCATGACAGCCTCTGGGTAAGCTGCTGGCTGGAGAAGGGCAGCCTTGGACATTCCTTTACCCTTTGCCCAAATGCCATCCTCTTGTCCGAGATGCACGGTGTCATTTATCTCTGCAGTTTGGACAGCGAGAGACATTCACAAGCAGAGTTAGACTCAGGTCTAGGTGCTGGTGCCAGGTGCTAAGGCTGGCCCCAAAGGATAGTGTCAGGGTCCTATTGTTCTCCTGTAGGTACAGTGGTGAAAGACCCTTGTGTAGGGAAGAGGCAGTGCCATAGCAGGGCTTGTGTATTTTGGGAGATGCTGCAGAGGGGCCTGTTCATACCCAGTTCAGGAGCAGATCTCTGTGAGCCTGACATTAGagtggagaggggctgggcattgtgggggcacctgggcaggaAACACTACTGGTGTGTTCCGTGGCAGTGCTGATGCAAGGACCGTGAGCTCGGGGAGCAGCGCCTGGGAGGGTCAACTGCAGAGCATGATCCTGTCGGAGTATGCCTCGACTGAGATGAGTCTTCATGCACTCTACATGCACGAGGTGAGCaacccagagctgggctggccagAGGGGCATGGAGCAAGGCAGGCAGGACTGGGCTGCCCTGTCCGTTGTCACCAGAAAACCAGTGTGTATGCAGCACTGCGGAGAGGGTGTGTTTGGGCATCTGGTTTCTCCCACACAGCTGAGTCACTCGTGTTTTGGCTTGCAGTTGCACAAGCAGcatgcccagctggagcccGAGCGGCACACTTGGCACCGCCGGGAGAGTGACGAGAGTGGGGAGAGTGCCCACGAAGAGCTGGACACTCAGCGGGGTGGCCCCGTCCCCATTCCCCGCTCTGCCAGCTACCCCTTCTCCTCACCACGGCAGCCTGCCGAGGAGACAGCCACGCTGCAGACTGGCTTCCAGCGCCGATACGGTGGCATCACAGGTACGGAGCCAGGGCAGAGGTCTGAGTTTGGGTCAGAGCTCTGTAACCCATGTCCTTTATGGACTGGCTAGACACTGGCAGCCCTCCAGGTAGCTAATCtaatttcttgcctctcttgcaGACCCAGGCACAGTGCACAGAGCCCCATCACATTTCTCCCGCCTTCCTCTGGGAGGCTGGGCCGAGGACGGGCAGTCAGCGAGGCACCCAGAGCCTGTGCCAGAGGAGAGCTCGGAGGATGAGCTTCCACCACAGATTCACAAGGTAAGGGTGATGGCTGTGGCTGAGAGGGGCAAGGTGTACTCTGATGCCAGGTTGGGGTGCTGGCAGCTGGTCCCAGTAGGTGCCACATTGTCTCTCTATCTTGCAGGTATAGCCTGGTAGACTGGGGATCTCATGGGGCTTGCAGATTGGGAGCCACCTGGACAGCAGGATGTGGCATGGGCTTGATTCTTCTCCTGTACTGAGTGGACATCTTGTTGCCATCAATTGCTGAAGAGACAAAACTTGCCAGGCCAGCGTCTTTGCTGTGGCACCTTGTGTCTAGCCATGTGTCAAGTCAACGCCACTCTGACTTGTGGGGTGAATGCGTGTGTGAGTACATAGCTGTGTCTGTGTTCACATCTGTGCCATCCGTGTCGGAGGAtctctgcagagcctgtggAAACTGATGTGACGGGACCagcagtgaggagctgctggtggacTGCTTTGGAggtagcagcagcagctgctcttcaAAGGGATGGGAGATGGCATCAGCTCCATCCAGATGTGCGCCCGAAGCTGGGACCTGCTGTCAAAATGAGGGCAGGAGTTGTTGAGGGTGGTCTGAGGGAGCTCAGCCTGTAGCaccacactgccctgcctgcagccctgagaAGGTGCCTAGAACCACGTTAGTCCTCCCAGAGAGGACCAGTGTTGTGCCTCTCAGCCCAGAGCAGGACCACAGTGGGGCAGTCACCCagccctctgtccctgcaccctgcagagggatgggccctggtggctgctgctggtaTGAGTACAGGTGAGATGTAGAGCTGGTGGGAGAGCTCTGATTCGATCCAGAAtgctgcagctcttccctgaCTCATGACAGCTGGTCCATTCCCTGCATGCAAGAAAGGGTCATTGGAGTGATGCCTccgtgccagggcagcagcatccTCCCATGTATGGCACCTATGGGATGTGGGCTACTAGTgggccctcctgcagtgccaaagAGACCCCACAgtgtggagcagcctggcatCTTCCGAGAGTGCTCATAGCCCACTCAGAGCCCACCCTGAAGGTCTTGTGCTCTGTGTGTTggttccttttctccaggcacAAAAAAGGCCTTTTTCCCCATGCCCAGGTGCTGTTGTATTGGTTCTGTCCTGATGCAGCTGTTCCTGGAACTGGGCCTTTCCTCTTCCCTGGCAAAGGGTTTGGTTCATCTCAAATCTTGCCCAGAggttcccagctcctcctttcctcctgaAACTTTCCTTTTGCTTACAACATGGTTTCAGACAGCTGCTGTGGAGACCATGCAGCTGTCTCATGCCTGGCAGAGCAAGGAGGGGCATCCTGAACCCAGAAAGGAGAGGCACACCTCAGCCCAGACTTGGGATGGTGGTGGGGAATCAGGATCCTAGCTGTGCAATATAGCCTCAGACAAGACCTTCCCACCATCCTcctgttttccctcttttctctttgcagctTCTGGGGAATTGCATCCCAGCTAACTCCTGCCCACCACTTCCTTTCCATTCCCCTTGCCtctggcaggggctgcttgCTTTTGTCATGCGCTCTGCGAGCACTGCACATCCTCCTCTGCTGTCTCTGGAGTCCAGGGCCATCCCTCTTCTCGTGCCAGGGTTATTGCCCTCTGCCCTTTGAGCCTGGGACAGCTCTAAGCCACCTGGTGCCAGTGCTTCTGCACCTGGGTAGCcatgagcagggcagggggcttGCACAGGGGCAGGCTCTTTGGGGTAGCAGGCTCCTTATTGCCATGGggagggctgagcagggctggagctacAACTGCTCTGGGGTCTGTATGAGATCGAACAGAGTGTTCTAAAGCCAAGCTCAGGGTGGGGATCAGCTCTTCAGTGCTGGGGTCAGGGCTCTGTGGacctgggggctgctggggtcCTTCCATGGAGAAGTGGCTGCAACCGCTCCACAGCAGCTTCAGCTTGGGACTATCATGGCTTGgtgaaagaaagcagaaagcaaaTCTCCTAGGAACCCAGATTTTCCAGTGGCTTCTCTTGGTGTTCAGGCTGCTGCCTCCCCTCTCGGGGCCTATGGGACACTGTGTCTGGGCTTCTTAATGGAGTTGCTGCTGGTCTGTACAGCTGAATGGCTGAAGGcagtgccctggggcagggggaaaCTGGATCTttccctgggctggcaggagggagaggccaGGCATAGCAGGCCCAAGTCTTTGCCGCATGTTTTGCTTGTGTCGTCAGTGTCCCATGTGCATGGCGAGCCACTCTTCCTCATCTCCTCCTGAGATGTGCGGGCACGGAGGTCCCTGGGGAGTGCAGTATCAAACCTCCGTGCCCTCGCTGTACAGCTGTATAGCCGTCTAATAAAGATGGGGTGTATCATCCCTGCCTGTGTCCGAGTCTCCCTTCGCTCTGTGGTAGCGTGCAGCCCACCTGCGCCTGCCTTGCGATGGCAGCAGAAGGCTGGGAGGAGCCAGCCGCCTGCTCCGGCGGCACGGGGAGCTCCCAGGAGGAGGCAGGGGCTATATTTATCCCCGGGAGGGCAGTGCCCTGTCCTGCCTGACCTCTGTGGAGGCCCCGCAGGGGTTCCTGGGGCTATCGCGGCCCCGCAgggccgggctggcggcggcgATAAGCGGGAGCGGGCGTCTCACGTCGGAGGCGGAGACCCTCCGTGCTTACCGGCCCGGGAGTGTGCCCCACGGCACCGACCGCTCCCCATCCCCGGCGCTGCGGCGGAGGTCCGTGCCGCCCGGGGCTGGGCACGGGGGCCCGGGGAAGGGACACCCGCAggggtgccggtgccggtgccgggaaGGAGGCGGGCGGCAGGAGCCGGCGGTGCTGGCgcggggcggggagcggggcggggcggaGCGGCGCCGGGACCCGGCTGGcagcggcgggcggcggcgcggggcccgGACGGGGCCAAGGCCGGCGGCCCAGGGCAGGTGagcgggcgcggcggggccgacACGGCGGCCGATGAGACacagcggcggcggggccgcggccgcctGTGCCGGGCCTGAGCGGCGCCGGCACCGCCCGGACACTCACCCGGCGCGGCCTCTGCCTCGCCCTCCGCGAGTTTTTCCTTGATGCGTCCCTGTCCTTGCCCTTGCCTCTCTCCTGCACGGCCCCGCGATTCCCCGAGCATCCTCCGCATCCCCGCCCGCTCGCCCACCCGCGCCCCTGCCGCTGCATCACCGCCGTTGCTCCCTCCCACTTGAGACCGTTCCCGGCTTCACTCTGCCTTCCTGTCCCTGCGGCTCCCGCTGTTCTCGTGTCCGAGGGCATCCTCAGGGGCCCGGGTGGCTCTGGAGGGCCCAGTCTAATGTTGTGCCCCCGTCCAGGGCACACAGCAGGTGTGGTGCTCGTGGCCATCGCCATGCAAAGCTGGCCCTGCTTGCATGCACTGCCTTGTGTGTGCTGCATGCAGCGTGTCATGTGTGTCTATGTCCAGCGGTACTTGCCCCTGCCCTGTGAGGGCCCTTGCTGCTTGGCCGTGCCATCCCACTGTGAGTCCCTCTGTGCAGCTGGTACCACAGCCGATCCTGAAACCTTGTCTTGGGCTCTCTTCTCTCCACAGCTGGTGACCTGCCAGGATGGCCGTGCTGGGGGGCTACTGTGAGGGCAACAACTCCATCACCCAGGCCTGGGTCCAGCAAGgcttccagccctgcttctTCTTCACGTTGGTGccatctgtgctgctgagcatcTGCCTGTTGCTGGGTGCCCTGCAGTATGCCTGCTACGCCCGCTTCAGCCGTGCCATGGAGCCCAAGTACATTCCCCGCTCTCACCTCTACCGTGGCCAGGTCCTGCTGTCCCtattcctggccctgcagcccttTGGTGGGCTGCTGTGGCAAGGAGTGGGGCTGAGACAGCTCTATGGGTATATGTTGCTGTATGCCTGCCTCTGGGccctcagctggggctgtgccattgccctcctgcagctggagcacacTCGGGTGCTGGCCCATGACCGAACACGGGGCCACGGCACTGTTCTCCTCCTCTTTTGGGCACTGGCCTTTGCTGCTGAGAACCTGACCCTGGTGTGCTGGAGGAGCCCTCTGTGGTGGTGGGCACTGGAGGACACCAACCAGAAGGTGGGCTGGCGATCTGTGGCCAGGGAAAGGGGGCGAGGCACTTTTGGGGATGGGAGGGACTGCAGCATCATGGTGTGGTGCTGGAGTATGCATGTACTGCCATGCCCAGGGTGTTTACAGTTCTGGGTTGCACCCACACATCTGCCACATGTTTCAGTCCCAAGCTCAGTTATCACACATCTCTCCATGCCCCCACCCAGCTGCTGTCCTGCTTCTACCCAGCCCAGACCCAGGTGCAGAAGTAGGGCTGTTTCCCTGATTCCCACAGCCCTTTGCCCCCATGTACCCCTTAGAGTAGGTGCACCTTGAGCCAGAGGGCATGGAGCCAGATAatgtgggaaggaaggaagaagtcTGGGTGCTGCCTGAGGTGCTGTGCTCAACCAGGGACTCCCACTGAGCTGCATGGGGTGTCCCCTAGCACACTGCACCCCATCCCCATGCTCTGCTCATTGTCTCTCTCAGATCATACCCATCCCATGCTCAGGCTTGTACTCAGGGCCAGCTGAGATGCTGAATGCTCACTCTCCATTCAGGTGCAGTTTGGCTTCTGGCTGCTGCGTTACATCTGCACATTCATGCTCTTCATCCTGGGCATGAAGGCCCCGGGGCTACCCCACAAGCCCTACATGCTGCTAATCAATGAGGAGGAGCGGGACGTGGAAAACAGCCAGGTGAGTCCTGGGACTGAAGCAATTTTAGGATATggccaggaaggagctggggatAAAATGGAAATACAGCTGCCCTGGGATCAGCATCTTCATGAGATGTGGGAGGACAAGGTTTAGGGCTGCCCAAGCTCCCTGCTTGCTGATGCAGCCCTGTTTAGAGGATGGAGTGGGCATTCTGGAGTGGGACTGGTTTTCTTGGGGTGTTGCCCAGGACCATTGCCAGCTGGATTGGGGTGCCAGGGCAATGACTCCTTGGTCTGCTCTCCCCCAGCCACTCCTGACTGATGGCAGCAGGACCACCTCCACCTGGAAGGATTTCCGGAGGAAGCTGCGGCTGCTGGTGCCGTACATGTGGCCGAGGGGCAACcacctgctgcaggggctggtgcTGTTCTGCATGGCACTCATGGGGCTGGAGCGGGCCATCAACGTCTTCGTGCCCATCTACTACAAGAACATTGGTGAGGCACCTGGAGCTTGGGGTGTGAGGCTCACCACAGCCTCACCAAGTGCTGAGGGGTGTTGAGGTGACCTGGAGGGCTGCAGGGGTTTGGCAGGAGCATAGTCCAGGGGGTCAGGgcccagcactggctgctggggctggttcCCACTGGCACCCTGGGATGCTCCCTGTCCCTCTATCCTGACCCTTGGCACACTTCCCACAGTGAATGAGCTGACAATGGGTGCTCCCTGGCACACCCTGGCCTGGACTGTCTGCAGCTATGTGGGGCTGAAGTTCCTGCAAGGTGGAGGTGCTGGTAAGGACCATTGGGAAGGATGGAGCACTGATGAGAGATGCTATTGGGCACATCATACCAGTTCTGGGGTGGCCAGGGAAGCCCATATGCCCCATCACTGCTGCTCTCTTGGAGTCAGCAACCTGGGCTGGTCCCAGGTTAGGGAGAGTGAATGGGcttcatcccaaatccccctttcccagctggacTTTTGGAAGTCTTCTGCACGCCCCAGTGGGGCTGATCTCGGTTGACCTTTCAGTGTTGCCCTGCAGGCTCCACTGGCTTTGTGAGCAACCTGCGCACCTTCCTGTGGGTGTGGGTGCAGCAGTTCACCAACAGGCAGGTGCAGGTGCAGCTCTTTGCCCACCTGCACGGGCTGTCCCTGCGCTGGCACCTGGGGCGTCGCACTGGTGAGGTCCTGCGTAGCGTGGACCGAGGCACCAGCAGCATCAACAGCCTGCTCAGGTCAGAGTGTGCTTGTGGTGGGTGGGGGGGTTGGCTGGGCAGCCCCACCGAGCTGGGCTGATGCCCCatttcccctcccaccccccaGCTACATCATCTTCAGCATTGTCCCCACCATTGCGGATATTGTCATCAGCATAGTTTACTTCACCTCGGTCTTCAGCGCTTGGTTTGGCCTCATCATCTTCGTGTGTATGAGCCTGTACCTGAGTGAGTGGGGGGGCTCAgggtgcagggctgccaggctgTGGGGTGGCAGGAGCCTTGCAATGCAGCTTCCTCCTGTCCACAGCTCTGACCATCTTCATCACTGAGTGGAGAACCAAGTACCGTCGGGACATGAACACGCGGGACAATGAGGCCAAGTCCCGGGCCGTGGACTCGCTCCTCAATTTCGAGACGGTACTGTAGGAGTTGGGGGGGGGTCACTGAGGACGGCTTGGGTGCTGAtaccagctctgctcctctagGTGAAGTACTACAATGCAGAGAGCTATGAGGTGAACCGCTTTAACGATGCCATTGTCAAGTACCAGGTACGGGGTGCTCAGTACCTTTAGGGGCACCAAGGGGGAACAAGCCAAACCTCACAGGCACCTGTGGGGATGATGGAGATCACCACTGCTCTGGTTTGgaggcagcagcatcccagaggaCTTTGTCTCTTCCAGGTCTCAGAATGGAAGGTCAGTGCCTCGCTGGGCCTCCTCAACCAAACCCAGAACCTGGTCATTGGCCTTGGGCTGCTGGCGGGGTCCCTTCTCTGTGCCTACTTTGTCACTGAAAACAAGCTGCAGGTAAGGCTGGTGCCAGCCTGTGCAGACCTCTGCTGAGGTGGGGCCCTGGGGCTGGTGGTTACAGACCCCTATACCCTGTCCCTTCCAGGTGGGGGATTTTGTCCTCTTTGGCACCTACATAATCCAGCTCTACACGCCACTCAACTGGTTCGGGACTTATTATAGGTAATGCTGGGAGGTGTGGAAGTGCCTGGTGTCCCACTCTCCATGGGTGACTGGGTTGGTATGTGCTCCCCAAACCCTTTGCTCTGGTCTTTGCCCTCTTCAGGATGATCCAGAATTCCTTTGTGGACATGGAAAATATGTTTGAGCTCTTccatgaggagcaggaggtgggtgCCACCGTTCCTGGACCTTGCTCCCTTGCTGGGCCTGTGGTCTTGCCCtaggctggctctgagcctgagCCTCTACTTCGACAGGTGAAGGATGTGGTGAATGCCAGCGACCTGCGCTTGGAGGCTGGGCAGATTGAGTTTGAGAACGTGCACTTCAGCTACATAGATGGGTATGGGGTactgggcacaggctgggaccTGCTACAGGGATGTGGGGCCATGGAGTGACCCTGAGCCCCTCTCCATGTCCCTCTTCCAGGAAGGAAATCCTGCAGGATGTCTCTTTTTCTGTGATGCCTGGGCAGACCCTGGCTCTGGTGAGAGTGGGACTGTGAGTCCACTGTGGGAGGGAAGGATGGGGACAGAGAAGCTGGAAAATATGAAGGTGGGAagggcagcccccagcaggaccagccctttcctgtccctcccctggcctccagcagctgggaatTGGCCATCTCTAAGTCCCTTTTCCTTTGTATCTAGGTGGGACCTTCGGGCTCTGGAAAGAGCACTATCATCCGTCTGCTCTTCCGCTTCTACGATGTACAGGGTGGCTGCATCCGCATTGATGGTCAGGACATCTCCCAGGTGAGGGGGAAGGGATTCCAAGAACCAAGGAGGACACACCAGCTCATCTGGGCCTCTGGGCagcactgctcagtgcaggcaccagcacctccccagggcaggggtgagcatgcagcccccacagcccctctgcaggctgtgccagaagtGGCAGAATGGTGCGACTCCAGGACCCCAGGCTGAAATGCTGGGTACAGAccacacctccctgggaaggtCCAGGACACTGTCAGGGCCCCTCACTGCAGAGTAGAGATGCAGCTGACAGCACATAGCTTGCAAGGAATGGGGCTCATGGCTGAGGGTAGGGTTGGGTTTTGGAGGGATCTTTGCATTTGGTGTGGGTGTGCTTGAgccctctcccctgcctcccaggTGAAGCAGGCTTCGCTGCGTGCTCACATTGGGGTGGTGCCCCAGGACACGGTGCTCTTCAACGACACCATCGCCAACAATATCCGCTATGGACGGATCCTGGCCACTGACCAGGAGGTACAGGAGGCAGCCCGGGCTGCTGACATCCACGACCgtatcctttcttttcctgatgGTGAGACCCCTGCAGTTCCCGCCATCCCATGCTCCCCTAAGACCTTCTAGCTGCCCTCACAGGTATCCTTGGGTGACATctcccatggggacacctgcATGACTTTGTGTCCTCCTTTgcctttttctgccttctttcCAGGGCTAGAtcagcccctgggcagggatAAGCTGAGTCCACCATGTGGCTGTGTAGTCACAGCAGgacctcccagggcagcaggtcCTCATCTCCATTTCAGAGGGCACCAGCACATCATGTTTCTGTTCTTGTGGCTGCAGGATACAACACCCAGGTGGGAGAGCGGGGGCTGAAGCTGAGTGGGGGTGAGAAGCAGCGCGTTGCCATCGCACGCACCATCCTGAAGGGTCCCCACATCATCCTGCTGGATGAGgtaacagcagcagccccagcccaacctcacccagctctgcagctgccaacaCAACCTCTATCCCTTCCTCATGTTGTGTCTCACCTTGCAGGCCACATCTGCACTTGACACAGAGACTGAGAGGAACATCCAGGCTTCTCTGGCCAAGGTCTGCGCCCACCGCACCACCATCGTTGTTGCACACAGGTAGGGACAAGGGGAAAGGGCtggtctggccagatcccacaAGAGGGGGACACAGATGTGCCCCCTGCTCAGGAGGTGAGAGCCCCTGGGGTTGCATCTCCTGGCACCATGCAAACCCTCAGGAACCCTCTGCCACCCAAGTCAGGGTAACACCTGCTTCTCCCTGCAGGCTCTCCACTGTGGTAGGTGCAGACCAGATCCTGGTGCTTAAGGATGGACACATTGTGGAGCGAGGGAGGTGAGCACaaggggagggctgggggagggaatcccctccctggctctggggccaGCTCAGCACTCTGCATCCCTCCGTTCTCCTCACAGgcatgaggagctgctgcagaagggAGGTGTGTATGCTAGcatgtggctgcagcagcagactGGGGACGAGGGCGAGAGCAAGGAGCACCGCACTGAGAAGCCCCAGAGCAGCAAGAAAGCATCATGAACATGACCAGGAGTTCTGCTGTGACACTGACTTGGGTCCAGGCCCCCACACTGCCTGGGAGTcttctgctggctgcaggcaagGGCCCTGCCTGCCTTAGAGCTGCAGGGGCTTGGTTGGACACTCCACTACATTTGTACACGTTTATTTTGCTGTTGTGTAGTTTCTTAAACCAGGTCCTTCCCAGGTCCATGCCTGTGTCCTCTGGGCAGGGTTAGAGCCTGTGCCCTTGGGTCAACTGGCAGCTCTGCCACGAGGTTGAGCTCCTTGGGCTTAGGTGAGCAAGGGGTTGAGCAGGCTGTGAGcgcctgccccatccccacacaAAGGGCTGAGCTTGGCAGGGGGCTGCACCCCAACAGCAATGCAAGAGCAGGGCAGCTGGTGTCCCCTCATCCCTATGTGCCCCCCGCTTCAACCACCATCCACAGAGATGTGCCACTCTGGGCTGGACACCAAGTGACTGCTCCCTCAGGTACCTCTGTACCTTGTActatgcttttattttctcccaagcAGCACTTTGACAAGTCTCAGCATTCCCTGGACCCAGCCTGAACCcccctccctcagctgctcagagcaggacagcCCAGTCCTGTGCAGaaccaggcacagccctgcaggcaggaatgGTTGCAGCAGCAGGTGtgaaagcagcacagctctgcatggCTGCAGACCCCCTACAAGAGGCCAGCAGGACAAATCCCCTCCACCCAACCAGGCTCTAGCTAGGCTCAGGGCTTTGTTTGTAAGGAGGGGTTCTGTGCCACTGCTGTCCAGGAGGGGATCTCCAGCAACACAACTGGAAGAACAGAGGCATTTTTACCCCAGCAGCATTTAAACAGGGCCCTGTTTAAGTTTAGGGCAGCAGGAAGGCAGCTGCAACCATCCCACGTGAGCGATGCTGCCATTCAAGTCAGTGCCAAGGTTACTTATTATATTAAACCAAAAAAGGAAATGGAGCTCCATTCAGTCTCAGAGAGGTCTTGtgccccaggtgagcagggTAAGGCCCAACATGCTCTTGTACATGCAAACAGCAGGGAGGCACtgaggctgtggggagggggctgcttTCACACTGCTGGGAGGCTGCACATTCAGCCATGCCATGCCCAGGCAAGAGACCATCCCAGCCACATTTGCTCTTTGctgaggggctggcacagccctccCCAGAGATGGAATCCAGCCCCCACTACAGAAGGCAGCTACATCCCCGCTCTGTGTCTGAGCATGCAGAGACATCCCCACAGAGCTCTGCCCTTGCCCCACAGTCCCAGCAGTGTTGGGACATGGCTGTGGCAACTGCAGGTAAGTGCAGACTCTGGGCTGCTGCTTGCTTTGGTCAGTGTGTACCCAGCCCCATCCCGTACACTCTTCACCTCCCCAGGAGCATCAGCAATTTGCTGCACTAATTTTATATAGGTACTAGGGCTGAAGTGTCAGTGTATATTTGGTTGCTTACAGCTCCCAGGGAGATGAGCTGTCCTTGGCAAGGGGCTCTTGGTACCAGTGTCCGGGCCAGAGCCCCACAGCATCCATGTGGGAGGCCAGAGCCACTCCTCGGGTCACAAGCAGGATCCTGTGTCCACTGGCCCAGCCCGCTGCCCCTGCCTACGACATGCTGCAGTTGGATGGCTTTGAACCATGCCCCTGGAACAGAGAAGCACACAGTGAGCAAGGGCAAGCAGGCTTCTTCCCCTCTTCTACAAGAGAGCACATCCAGTGCTCAGGTTCCCAGAGATGAGTGCTCAgcagtgatgctgctgctgccccaggctgggctgccctCCTGGTGAGGAAACCCAGGCTAGACAGAGCCCAGAGT
Coding sequences within:
- the ABCB6 gene encoding ATP-binding cassette sub-family B member 6 isoform X1, giving the protein MAVLGGYCEGNNSITQAWVQQGFQPCFFFTLVPSVLLSICLLLGALQYACYARFSRAMEPKYIPRSHLYRGQVLLSLFLALQPFGGLLWQGVGLRQLYGYMLLYACLWALSWGCAIALLQLEHTRVLAHDRTRGHGTVLLLFWALAFAAENLTLVCWRSPLWWWALEDTNQKVQFGFWLLRYICTFMLFILGMKAPGLPHKPYMLLINEEERDVENSQPLLTDGSRTTSTWKDFRRKLRLLVPYMWPRGNHLLQGLVLFCMALMGLERAINVFVPIYYKNIVNELTMGAPWHTLAWTVCSYVGLKFLQGGGAGSTGFVSNLRTFLWVWVQQFTNRQVQVQLFAHLHGLSLRWHLGRRTGEVLRSVDRGTSSINSLLSYIIFSIVPTIADIVISIVYFTSVFSAWFGLIIFVCMSLYLTLTIFITEWRTKYRRDMNTRDNEAKSRAVDSLLNFETVKYYNAESYEVNRFNDAIVKYQVSEWKVSASLGLLNQTQNLVIGLGLLAGSLLCAYFVTENKLQVGDFVLFGTYIIQLYTPLNWFGTYYRMIQNSFVDMENMFELFHEEQEVKDVVNASDLRLEAGQIEFENVHFSYIDGKEILQDVSFSVMPGQTLALVGPSGSGKSTIIRLLFRFYDVQGGCIRIDGQDISQVKQASLRAHIGVVPQDTVLFNDTIANNIRYGRILATDQEVQEAARAADIHDRILSFPDGYNTQVGERGLKLSGGEKQRVAIARTILKGPHIILLDEATSALDTETERNIQASLAKVCAHRTTIVVAHRLSTVVGADQILVLKDGHIVERGRHEELLQKGGVYASMWLQQQTGDEGESKEHRTEKPQSSKKAS
- the ABCB6 gene encoding ATP-binding cassette sub-family B member 6 isoform X2 yields the protein MAVLGGYCEGNNSITQAWVQQGFQPCFFFTLVPSVLLSICLLLGALQYACYARFSRAMEPKYIPRSHLYRGQVLLSLFLALQPFGGLLWQGVGLRQLYGYMLLYACLWALSWGCAIALLQLEHTRVLAHDRTRGHGTVLLLFWALAFAAENLTLVCWRSPLWWWALEDTNQKVQFGFWLLRYICTFMLFILGMKAPGLPHKPYMLLINEEERDVENSQPLLTDGSRTTSTWKDFRRKLRLLVPYMWPRGNHLLQGLVLFCMALMGLERAINVFVPIYYKNIVNELTMGAPWHTLAWTVCSYVGLKFLQGGGAALTIFITEWRTKYRRDMNTRDNEAKSRAVDSLLNFETVKYYNAESYEVNRFNDAIVKYQVSEWKVSASLGLLNQTQNLVIGLGLLAGSLLCAYFVTENKLQVGDFVLFGTYIIQLYTPLNWFGTYYRMIQNSFVDMENMFELFHEEQEVKDVVNASDLRLEAGQIEFENVHFSYIDGKEILQDVSFSVMPGQTLALVGPSGSGKSTIIRLLFRFYDVQGGCIRIDGQDISQVKQASLRAHIGVVPQDTVLFNDTIANNIRYGRILATDQEVQEAARAADIHDRILSFPDGYNTQVGERGLKLSGGEKQRVAIARTILKGPHIILLDEATSALDTETERNIQASLAKVCAHRTTIVVAHRLSTVVGADQILVLKDGHIVERGRHEELLQKGGVYASMWLQQQTGDEGESKEHRTEKPQSSKKAS